From the genome of Borreliella mayonii:
AGGGCTCATTAAGTGATGTAGAAATAGCGAAGAAATTAGGAGTTTCTAAAGTAAATGTGTGGAGAATGAGACAAAAGTGGGAAAGTGGGGAAAGTGTTGTTAACCAGGACTCTAGAGTAACAATTAGTGAAGATACTTTTGAACACCTTTTGTCGCAAACCTTTAGATCAGAAGTTAACGCTAGGAAAGTTAGAAGCGAATTGGATTTAGAGCGGGCTAATTTAGAATTAGGATTTATAAATGCATTTAAGCAATATTCTAGTGTTGAGCTTGTTAGTATGCATACTAAAATAGAAAATTTAAGAGCCGAAATTGATGCTTTAAATAAAGCAAGTAATAAAAAAAACAAGCAAGTTGTTAATGGAGAAATTAATTCTTTAAAAAGCGAGCTTGATGAATATATAAAGGAGTGCTCAATAAGAGAAATGGAGCTTTACTATGAATGTATGAAAAAACTTGCAACTGCTAATGAGGCTGAAAGCAAAAGCAACTACAAAAATAGTAAAGGGCACAAGTGAACTTATATCAAACAAAACTTTTTACAACACTACAAAAGGAATACAAAAATAAATATGGAGTTGATATATCACAATTTGTAAAGCTAACAAATTCTTCAATTAATTTTGATAAGTTTGAAGAAGAACAGTTAACTTTAAAACAAAAAAATGTGATAAAAAGCATTAAAAAGAATAATGAAAAAAAGATTATACTCAGCGGCGGCATAGCTAGCGGCAAAACGTATCTTGCATGTTATCTTTTTCTAAAAAGTTTAATTAAAAATAAAAAGTTATATTCTAGCGATACGAATAATTTTATTATTGGGAATTCACAACGCTCAGTTGAAGTTAATGTTTTGGGACAATTTGAAAAGCTATGTAAACTTCTTAAAATTCCTTATATTCCAAGACATACAAATAATTCATATATTCTTATTGATTCACTGAGAATTAATCTATATGGAGGAGATAAGGCAAGTGATTTTGAAAGATTTAGGGGAAGTAATTCGGCACTTATTTTTGTTAATGAGGCTACAACTTTACACAAGCAAACTTTAGAGGAGGTCTTAAAAAGACTAAGATGCGGGCAAGAAACTATTATTTTTGATACTAATCCCGATCATCCAGAACACTATTTTAAAACCGATTATATTGATAATATAGCGACATTTAAGACATATAATTTTACAACTTATGATAATGTGCTACTTAGTAAAGGATTTGTCGAAACACAAGAAAAGCTATATAAAGATATACCATCATATAAAGCAAGAGTTTTGCTAGGTGAGTGGATAGCAAGCACTGATTCAATTTTTACACAAATAAATATTACTAATGATTATGTATTTACTAGCCCGATAGCATATTTAGACCCAGCATTTAGTGTTGGAGGGGATAACACTGCATTATGTGTTATGGAGCGAGTTGATGATAAGTATTATGCTTTTGTATTTCAAGACCAACGACCAGCCAATGATCCTTATATTATGAATATGGTAAAGACCGTTATAGAAAATTTCAATGTGCATACACTGTATTTAGAGGATAGAGATAATACAAAAGGTGCTGGTGGATTGACCCGTGAATACATCTTGCTAAGAAATAATATGAGTCAATATTTTAGAATTGTTCCAGTTAAGCCAAAGTCTAATAAATTTAGCAGAATAACAACGTTAATTACGCCGTTTACTTATAAGAAACTTTACATTACAAAGTACAGTAGTTCTTCTGTATTTAATGATATTTATTCGTATAAGGGGGATAACAAAACCCATGATGATGCTCTTGATGCAATGTCTGCAGCATATTTGATGTTGTCTTTAGGATATAGAGAGCGAAGTGTTCACTTTGGCAATCAAAGATTTTTGTAA
Proteins encoded in this window:
- a CDS encoding DUF603 domain-containing protein; translation: MKRAKRSFDDYAAYFSEGSLSDVEIAKKLGVSKVNVWRMRQKWESGESVVNQDSRVTISEDTFEHLLSQTFRSEVNARKVRSELDLERANLELGFINAFKQYSSVELVSMHTKIENLRAEIDALNKASNKKNKQVVNGEINSLKSELDEYIKECSIREMELYYECMKKLATANEAESKSNYKNSKGHK
- a CDS encoding PBSX family phage terminase large subunit; this translates as MNLYQTKLFTTLQKEYKNKYGVDISQFVKLTNSSINFDKFEEEQLTLKQKNVIKSIKKNNEKKIILSGGIASGKTYLACYLFLKSLIKNKKLYSSDTNNFIIGNSQRSVEVNVLGQFEKLCKLLKIPYIPRHTNNSYILIDSLRINLYGGDKASDFERFRGSNSALIFVNEATTLHKQTLEEVLKRLRCGQETIIFDTNPDHPEHYFKTDYIDNIATFKTYNFTTYDNVLLSKGFVETQEKLYKDIPSYKARVLLGEWIASTDSIFTQINITNDYVFTSPIAYLDPAFSVGGDNTALCVMERVDDKYYAFVFQDQRPANDPYIMNMVKTVIENFNVHTLYLEDRDNTKGAGGLTREYILLRNNMSQYFRIVPVKPKSNKFSRITTLITPFTYKKLYITKYSSSSVFNDIYSYKGDNKTHDDALDAMSAAYLMLSLGYRERSVHFGNQRFL